One window from the genome of Brachyspira hampsonii encodes:
- a CDS encoding AtpZ/AtpI family protein → MNITENKKLQNGIKYAALGVEFGSMVLGLTFVGYYADKHFNSKPLFTIIGIFVGFVSGIYRLYKISKTFDKINKNK, encoded by the coding sequence ATGAATATAACTGAAAATAAAAAATTACAAAATGGAATAAAATATGCAGCACTTGGTGTTGAGTTTGGCAGTATGGTATTAGGTTTGACTTTTGTTGGATATTATGCTGATAAACATTTTAACAGTAAGCCTTTATTTACAATAATAGGCATATTCGTAGGTTTTGTCTCGGGGATTTATAGGCTTTATAAAATATCTAAGACTTTTGATAAAATTAATAAGAATAAATAA
- a CDS encoding HPr family phosphocarrier protein gives MTIGKVTIQNDTGLHARPGNEFVTFIKSLAGCKIEVENENGKRVNASSLLKVLSLGVKKGSVLTVYCDGENEEENLKKIEEFISNLKD, from the coding sequence ATGACTATAGGTAAAGTAACTATACAAAACGATACAGGACTTCATGCTCGACCTGGTAATGAATTCGTAACATTTATAAAATCATTAGCAGGATGCAAAATAGAAGTAGAAAATGAAAATGGTAAAAGAGTTAATGCCTCATCTCTTTTAAAAGTTTTGTCATTAGGTGTAAAAAAAGGCTCTGTGCTCACAGTTTATTGTGATGGAGAGAATGAAGAAGAAAATCTAAAAAAGATAGAAGAATTTATATCTAATTTAAAAGACTAA
- the ptsP gene encoding phosphoenolpyruvate--protein phosphotransferase, translating into MEKRITGIGVSPGIAIGKVYLFFKKDIVISKCPCKDVDTEKAKLLEARNKTKEQLIKIRETTAKKVSEEKAEIFDAHITLLEDEDLLEEVNNIITDDKVCAEYALSQGVEVYTKMLSEVEDEYLRERAGDLVDISDRWIRNIQGEEIVDVSNLPKDSIVIARDLTPSDTANLDLENTLAFVTEIGGRTSHTSIMARSLELPAVVGVGDNLKDVENEQIIIVNGNTGSVIVNPTKESIDECLKLKEEFDKKRALLKEYAHKDAISKDGTKIRVYANIGSPADLGGVLKNGADGIGLYRTEFLFMENTDFPTEEEQFKAYKEVAVAMSGHTVTIRTMDIGGDKYLPYLEMPKEENPALGWRALRICLDKTSIIKTQFRALLRASAFGKIKVMLPMIVSIEELRKAKAIFNECKLELMKENIAFNEALELGMMIETPSVVFRAEAFARESDFFSIGTNDLTQYTLASDRGNEKIAAICDPYNPSVLIAIKMAIEGAHASGIIISMCGELAGDLLAVPLLFGLGLDVFSMSAISIPEVKKMIISLDKTECKMLAKRVLTLDTADEVKAELLRFLEIHEKGETISY; encoded by the coding sequence ATGGAAAAAAGAATTACTGGAATAGGGGTTTCCCCTGGTATAGCTATAGGTAAAGTTTATCTATTTTTTAAAAAAGATATAGTAATTTCTAAATGCCCATGTAAAGATGTAGATACTGAAAAGGCTAAATTATTAGAAGCTAGAAATAAAACAAAAGAACAGCTTATAAAAATAAGAGAAACTACAGCTAAAAAAGTTTCAGAAGAAAAAGCGGAAATATTTGATGCTCATATAACTTTGCTTGAAGATGAAGATTTGCTGGAAGAAGTTAATAACATTATAACTGATGATAAAGTTTGTGCTGAATATGCTTTATCACAAGGTGTAGAAGTTTATACTAAAATGTTAAGCGAAGTTGAAGATGAATATTTAAGAGAGAGGGCTGGAGATTTAGTTGATATTTCTGACAGATGGATAAGAAATATTCAAGGTGAAGAGATAGTTGATGTTTCTAATCTTCCTAAAGATTCCATAGTAATTGCAAGAGATTTAACTCCTTCTGATACTGCTAATTTAGATTTGGAGAATACTCTTGCATTCGTTACAGAAATAGGAGGAAGAACTTCACATACATCTATTATGGCTAGATCTTTAGAGCTTCCTGCTGTTGTGGGTGTAGGCGATAATTTAAAAGATGTAGAAAATGAGCAGATTATAATAGTTAATGGAAATACAGGTTCGGTGATAGTAAATCCTACTAAAGAATCTATAGATGAATGCCTAAAACTTAAAGAAGAATTCGATAAGAAAAGAGCTTTATTAAAGGAATATGCTCATAAAGATGCTATATCTAAAGACGGAACAAAAATCAGAGTATATGCTAATATAGGTTCTCCTGCTGATTTAGGCGGGGTTTTGAAAAATGGAGCTGATGGTATAGGGCTTTATAGAACAGAGTTTCTTTTTATGGAAAATACCGACTTCCCTACAGAAGAAGAACAGTTTAAGGCTTATAAAGAAGTAGCTGTTGCTATGAGCGGACATACTGTTACAATAAGAACTATGGACATAGGAGGAGATAAATATCTTCCTTATTTGGAAATGCCTAAAGAAGAAAATCCTGCACTTGGATGGAGAGCTTTAAGAATCTGTTTGGATAAAACTTCTATTATTAAAACACAATTCAGAGCATTGCTTAGAGCTTCTGCTTTTGGAAAAATAAAAGTTATGCTTCCTATGATAGTATCTATAGAAGAACTTCGTAAGGCTAAAGCTATATTCAATGAATGTAAATTAGAACTTATGAAAGAAAATATAGCATTTAATGAGGCTTTAGAATTGGGTATGATGATAGAAACCCCTTCAGTTGTATTTAGGGCTGAAGCATTTGCAAGGGAATCTGATTTCTTTTCAATAGGTACTAATGATTTAACACAATATACTTTGGCTTCAGATAGAGGAAATGAAAAAATAGCTGCCATTTGCGATCCTTACAATCCATCTGTACTTATAGCTATAAAAATGGCTATAGAAGGAGCACATGCAAGCGGAATTATTATTTCTATGTGCGGAGAATTGGCAGGAGATTTACTTGCTGTGCCATTACTTTTTGGACTTGGTCTTGATGTATTCTCAATGTCTGCTATATCAATACCTGAAGTTAAGAAAATGATTATATCTTTAGATAAAACTGAGTGTAAGATGCTTGCAAAAAGGGTTCTTACTTTGGATACTGCTGATGAGGTAAAAGCAGAATTATTAAGATTTTTAGAGATACATGAAAAGGGTGAAACAATAAGCTATTAA
- a CDS encoding flagellar motor protein MotB: protein MATIKFGKKAKKVGDKAQVPGPSAPLWLQTYGDFVTLVLTFFVLLLSTMSTSVSDSSIQLIATAFQGSFGVMPGGTTLSQSRLIYGGATVDNLPSTDRGYSVGRSIDKATSVLESEIKSRKVRVEEDERGFIISLGADQYFESASTNLVDNQNNVETFIKLASVLSGLPNDVRIEGHTDSGSIIPGSITEQKFGNNWGLSSARAMVILEKIFENDQAGKLDRNKYSIAGYADTRPVASNDLPDGRALNRRVDIVVVRNDVTYYNQR, encoded by the coding sequence ATGGCTACTATTAAATTTGGTAAAAAAGCTAAAAAAGTAGGTGATAAGGCTCAGGTACCTGGTCCTTCAGCTCCTTTATGGCTTCAAACTTACGGAGACTTTGTAACTTTGGTATTAACATTCTTTGTATTATTATTGTCTACAATGTCTACCTCTGTTAGTGATTCTTCTATACAGCTTATCGCTACAGCATTCCAAGGATCATTTGGCGTTATGCCGGGCGGTACTACTTTATCACAAAGCAGACTTATTTACGGCGGTGCTACAGTTGATAATCTGCCTTCTACAGATAGGGGATATTCTGTTGGAAGAAGTATTGATAAGGCAACTTCTGTTTTAGAATCAGAAATTAAAAGCAGGAAGGTTAGAGTAGAGGAAGATGAAAGAGGCTTTATCATAAGTCTTGGTGCAGATCAGTATTTTGAATCTGCTTCTACTAATTTAGTTGATAATCAGAATAATGTTGAAACATTTATAAAATTAGCCTCTGTACTTAGCGGTTTACCTAACGATGTAAGAATAGAAGGTCATACAGATTCTGGTTCTATAATTCCTGGAAGTATTACGGAACAGAAATTTGGTAATAACTGGGGACTTTCTTCGGCAAGGGCTATGGTCATTTTAGAAAAAATATTTGAAAATGATCAGGCTGGAAAATTAGATAGAAATAAATATTCAATTGCAGGATATGCTGATACTAGGCCTGTGGCATCTAATGATTTACCAGATGGAAGAGCGTTAAATAGAAGAGTTGATATTGTTGTAGTAAGAAATGATGTTACTTATTATAATCAAAGGTAA
- a CDS encoding class I SAM-dependent methyltransferase, whose amino-acid sequence MLLADKWKDYKIIDCGEGEKLENIGGFLVSRPDSQVIWSKQLSKWDNLDAVYHRSDKGGGYWQYINKPKDNFIIKYQDLSFKIEFTNFKHIGIFPEQAVNWQFIIDKIKEKKSSIHKNKEIKALNLFAYTGGATVACAYADCNEVVHVDASKKIVGHAQKNIEINNLQNKKVRFIIEDVIKFVLREIRRGRKYDVIIMDPPVYGRGPNGELWQIETSLKRLVEECVKLLSDDPILFLINCYTASFSHISLKNILSTSIKHDGTFESGEIGLPIENSNIVLPCGIYARFYS is encoded by the coding sequence ATGCTCTTAGCTGATAAATGGAAAGACTATAAAATTATAGATTGCGGTGAAGGCGAAAAACTTGAGAATATAGGAGGATTTTTAGTATCTCGTCCGGATTCTCAAGTTATTTGGTCTAAACAGTTAAGTAAATGGGATAATTTAGATGCTGTATATCATCGTTCGGATAAGGGTGGAGGTTATTGGCAGTATATAAATAAGCCTAAAGATAATTTTATCATAAAATATCAAGATTTATCATTCAAAATAGAATTTACTAATTTTAAACATATAGGTATTTTCCCAGAACAGGCTGTTAATTGGCAGTTCATTATAGACAAAATCAAAGAAAAAAAATCTTCTATTCATAAAAATAAAGAAATAAAAGCATTGAATCTATTCGCATACACAGGCGGTGCAACAGTTGCTTGTGCTTATGCTGATTGCAATGAAGTTGTTCATGTTGATGCTTCAAAAAAAATAGTAGGGCATGCTCAAAAAAATATAGAAATAAACAATTTGCAAAATAAAAAAGTAAGATTCATTATAGAAGATGTCATTAAATTCGTTTTAAGAGAGATAAGAAGAGGAAGAAAATATGATGTCATAATAATGGATCCGCCTGTATACGGCAGAGGACCTAATGGAGAATTATGGCAGATAGAAACTAGTTTAAAAAGGCTTGTAGAAGAATGTGTAAAACTTTTATCTGATGATCCTATTCTTTTTTTAATAAATTGTTATACGGCAAGTTTTTCTCATATATCACTTAAAAATATTTTATCAACTTCTATAAAACATGATGGAACTTTTGAAAGCGGTGAAATAGGACTTCCTATAGAGAACTCTAATATTGTTCTTCCTTGCGGTATATATGCAAGATTTTATTCTTAA
- a CDS encoding tetratricopeptide repeat protein: MNSHNMKYYTLEKIEEILNDNEFYDNNDFENDEKEFVYNKEYSNIINILNEYLKDDDKNIKKLFLLAKAYYLNFDYKNSKEILKKIIELDSKNDRALYWLACVCYSSNVINDALKNIKNAIEINNQDSEYWFLIGEIYDNIGNYKDAAIAYKKAYDINDTSEVNNNKQYYPFNLAKEYLKIENFDEAVKYFKKSLENFKDDNNEIIHYLALSYDKNKQYDKAIDTYCKLLKTDYYSELEDFYSAAIDSLAKIYIKIGNDKEAENLYKNYIKINPSIWSRITKFYNNDINQYKEIIKAYNDMIKENPKNNQYYYYLSELYKEIKEYNKAIELYNQAIETNPNDFSYYISIAALYEYIKEYDKAVEMLKKAIENDSDNIEAYIALGDLYEKLGSIEERNTAYKKAIEIYNKENDAYSFENIGNLYEKLGDIEKRNEAYKKAIEIYNETQDIYHLEKQADLYIKLNDKNNAINSYKKLLEIDPYNNKALEKIEELQ, from the coding sequence ATGAATTCACATAACATGAAGTATTATACTTTAGAAAAAATTGAAGAAATACTCAATGATAATGAATTCTATGATAATAATGACTTTGAAAATGATGAAAAAGAATTCGTATATAACAAAGAATATTCCAATATTATAAATATATTAAATGAATATTTAAAAGATGATGATAAAAATATCAAAAAATTATTCCTATTAGCAAAAGCATACTATCTAAATTTTGATTACAAAAACAGCAAAGAAATATTAAAAAAAATAATTGAATTAGACAGCAAAAATGACAGAGCATTATATTGGCTTGCATGCGTATGCTATTCTTCTAATGTTATTAATGATGCTTTAAAAAATATAAAAAATGCAATAGAAATAAACAATCAAGACTCTGAATATTGGTTTTTGATAGGAGAAATATACGATAATATAGGAAATTACAAAGATGCCGCAATTGCATACAAAAAAGCTTATGATATAAATGATACATCAGAAGTTAATAATAATAAACAATATTATCCTTTTAATTTAGCAAAAGAATATTTAAAAATTGAAAACTTTGATGAGGCCGTAAAATATTTTAAAAAATCTTTAGAAAACTTTAAAGATGATAATAATGAAATTATTCATTATTTGGCATTATCTTATGATAAAAATAAACAATACGATAAAGCAATAGACACATATTGCAAACTATTAAAAACTGATTATTATAGTGAATTAGAGGACTTTTATTCTGCTGCGATAGATTCTCTTGCAAAAATATATATAAAAATCGGAAATGATAAAGAAGCTGAAAACTTATACAAAAACTATATAAAAATTAATCCTTCTATATGGAGCAGAATAACAAAATTTTATAATAATGACATTAATCAATATAAAGAAATAATCAAAGCATATAATGATATGATAAAAGAAAATCCTAAAAATAATCAATATTATTATTATTTATCCGAATTGTATAAAGAAATTAAAGAATATAATAAGGCTATAGAACTATACAATCAAGCTATAGAAACAAATCCTAATGATTTTAGTTATTATATTTCAATAGCAGCATTATATGAATACATTAAAGAATATGATAAAGCTGTTGAAATGTTAAAAAAAGCTATAGAAAATGATTCAGATAATATTGAAGCATATATTGCATTAGGAGATTTATACGAGAAATTGGGCAGCATAGAAGAAAGAAATACCGCATATAAAAAAGCAATAGAAATATATAATAAAGAAAATGATGCTTACAGTTTTGAGAATATCGGAAATTTATACGAAAAATTAGGAGATATAGAAAAAAGAAATGAAGCATATAAAAAAGCAATAGAAATATATAATGAAACCCAAGATATATATCATTTGGAAAAACAGGCTGATTTATATATAAAACTTAATGATAAAAATAATGCTATTAACTCATATAAAAAATTATTAGAAATAGATCCTTATAATAATAAAGCTTTAGAAAAAATAGAAGAATTACAGTAG
- a CDS encoding flagellar FlbD family protein — MIHITRFDGSILYVNPHQIEFMEETPDLVITMLSGRKVVTKDSFETVLNRIVEYRSRIVCEESVKKPSFYGNEE, encoded by the coding sequence ATGATACATATAACAAGATTTGACGGAAGTATATTGTATGTTAATCCGCATCAAATAGAATTTATGGAGGAGACTCCTGATTTAGTAATAACTATGTTATCCGGAAGGAAGGTAGTAACTAAAGACAGCTTTGAAACAGTACTTAATAGAATAGTAGAATACAGAAGCAGAATAGTTTGCGAAGAGAGTGTAAAAAAACCTTCATTCTATGGTAATGAAGAATAA
- a CDS encoding type III pantothenate kinase, with the protein MYLLSDIGNTRVKLGIFEEKNCKPLYYKAIEHSNALDLVNALNEIKNNHTDIKNVFYSSVSLKVNDLFEGSIEDCFNMKPHRVTHNNIELKDNYYQPRDSVGIDRILSTYASICLENGGSTNNEEKYASIVIDMGTATTISIMISDFTFLGGMIIAGTKTSYQALSNVTSLPYYEIGPIESIPNPINNNVKDAIMSGAIYNTIGTVNYAVSETKKYIKSKYNIKCKIFLTGGISNLKLLKCKVYPFLVLQGIYFNMIHKK; encoded by the coding sequence ATGTATTTGCTTTCAGATATAGGAAACACTAGAGTTAAGCTAGGAATTTTTGAAGAAAAAAATTGCAAACCTTTATACTATAAAGCTATAGAGCATAGCAATGCTTTAGATCTAGTAAATGCATTAAATGAAATAAAAAATAATCATACAGATATAAAGAATGTATTTTACAGCAGTGTTTCACTAAAAGTAAATGATCTATTTGAAGGCAGCATAGAAGATTGTTTTAATATGAAACCTCATAGAGTTACTCATAATAATATTGAATTAAAAGATAATTATTATCAGCCTAGAGATTCTGTTGGTATAGATAGAATATTATCCACTTATGCCTCTATATGTCTTGAAAACGGCGGCAGCACAAATAATGAAGAGAAATATGCTTCAATAGTTATAGATATGGGTACAGCTACTACAATAAGCATTATGATTTCAGATTTTACCTTTTTAGGCGGTATGATTATAGCAGGTACAAAAACAAGTTATCAGGCATTATCAAATGTTACTTCTCTACCATATTATGAAATAGGTCCTATAGAATCAATTCCTAATCCTATAAACAATAATGTAAAAGATGCGATAATGTCAGGTGCTATATACAATACAATAGGTACTGTTAACTATGCTGTATCAGAAACCAAAAAATATATAAAATCTAAATATAATATTAAATGCAAAATATTTTTAACAGGCGGAATATCCAATTTAAAATTATTGAAATGCAAAGTATATCCGTTTCTAGTTTTACAGGGTATTTATTTTAATATGATACATAAAAAATAA
- a CDS encoding motility protein A — MDIIVPLGVFLVIGINLFGIISGGGNVGHMIDIASAVVTGLGGTTSLLVANDMGTVLGVPKAIKVLLKKPDYDEAQIIITLLSFSEKARREGLLVLEDDIQEISDPLLKKGMQLVVDGTDPELVKNILNTEIDNVEARHDTVRKVFEDAASLYPAWGMIGTLIGLVIMLRSLGGGGGVEAIGSGMAVALITTYYGSVIANGFALPIAGRLAARHSSEATVQSIMVEGILSIQAGDNPRIVKDKLISFLPPAQRQKVNEQVGDR, encoded by the coding sequence ATGGATATAATAGTACCTTTGGGTGTTTTTTTGGTTATAGGTATCAATTTATTTGGTATTATTTCAGGGGGCGGTAATGTCGGGCACATGATAGATATAGCATCCGCAGTAGTAACAGGACTAGGAGGAACAACTTCGCTTTTAGTTGCTAACGATATGGGTACAGTATTAGGTGTTCCTAAAGCTATTAAAGTACTTTTAAAGAAACCAGACTATGATGAAGCACAAATAATTATCACACTTTTAAGCTTTTCAGAGAAAGCTAGAAGAGAAGGCTTATTAGTATTAGAAGATGATATACAAGAGATTTCAGATCCTTTATTAAAGAAAGGAATGCAGCTGGTAGTAGACGGAACAGATCCTGAATTAGTAAAAAATATTTTGAATACAGAGATAGATAACGTAGAAGCAAGGCACGATACAGTAAGAAAAGTATTTGAAGATGCTGCTTCGTTGTATCCAGCTTGGGGTATGATAGGTACATTAATCGGACTTGTAATCATGCTTAGAAGTTTAGGCGGCGGCGGCGGTGTTGAAGCAATAGGTTCTGGTATGGCGGTAGCACTTATTACTACATATTACGGATCCGTTATAGCTAACGGTTTTGCTTTGCCTATAGCTGGTAGGCTTGCAGCCAGACACTCATCTGAGGCTACAGTTCAAAGTATTATGGTTGAAGGTATATTATCTATACAGGCAGGTGATAACCCTAGAATAGTAAAAGATAAACTTATATCCTTCTTGCCTCCAGCTCAGCGTCAGAAAGTTAATGAACAAGTTGGAGACAGATAA
- the pncB gene encoding nicotinate phosphoribosyltransferase: MKPIINSLLDTDLYKFTMQQCALRQFSDVWVRYVFRSRNILEWTEYMHEELLKQIKYFCDLRFRKDELEYLASLRFIKKDYIEFLKLYRPLGEHIKALFDDNKLTVEIEGPWYQTILWEIPILAMISEIYYAYTVCKDDNGKRAYEQAEINLIKKIDEKLLPIHKSDNGFRFSEFGTRRRFSFDWQRKVVNILKEKLPAECLVGTSNVYFAKTCDLLAVGTNAHEYYQIGQALDKVRLAESQKFMLQSWVNEYRGDLGIALSDTLGTDKFLKDFDLYFAKLYDGIRHDSGDPFVWGHKVINHYKNLRVNPKTKTLLFSDSLNFDKAYNIYKEFKDETNVTFGIGTYITNDFEPVAKPLNIVMKLQSVNGKPVAKLSDDEGKTICEDEAFLNYLKIVAKE; this comes from the coding sequence ATGAAACCTATAATAAATAGTTTGCTAGATACTGATTTATATAAATTTACTATGCAGCAATGTGCCTTAAGACAATTCTCAGATGTTTGGGTTCGTTATGTTTTTAGAAGCAGGAATATTTTAGAGTGGACTGAATATATGCATGAGGAACTTTTAAAACAGATAAAATATTTTTGCGATTTAAGATTTAGAAAAGATGAATTGGAATATTTAGCATCTTTAAGATTTATAAAAAAAGATTATATAGAATTTCTCAAGTTATACAGACCTTTAGGGGAACATATAAAGGCATTATTTGATGATAATAAATTAACTGTAGAAATAGAAGGACCTTGGTATCAAACTATTCTTTGGGAAATACCGATTCTTGCTATGATTAGTGAAATTTATTATGCTTATACTGTTTGTAAAGACGATAATGGTAAAAGAGCTTATGAACAGGCTGAAATTAATTTAATAAAAAAAATAGATGAAAAATTACTGCCTATACATAAATCAGATAACGGATTTAGATTTTCAGAGTTTGGTACTAGAAGAAGGTTTTCTTTTGATTGGCAGAGAAAAGTTGTTAATATATTAAAAGAGAAACTTCCTGCTGAATGTTTGGTAGGTACAAGCAATGTATATTTTGCTAAGACTTGTGATTTGCTTGCCGTTGGTACTAATGCTCATGAATATTATCAAATTGGACAGGCATTGGATAAGGTAAGGCTTGCAGAAAGTCAGAAGTTTATGCTTCAGTCTTGGGTTAATGAATATCGGGGAGATTTGGGTATAGCTTTATCGGATACTTTAGGTACTGATAAATTTTTAAAAGATTTTGATTTATATTTTGCAAAACTTTATGACGGAATAAGGCATGATTCCGGAGATCCTTTTGTATGGGGACATAAGGTTATAAATCATTACAAAAATCTCAGGGTAAATCCTAAAACTAAAACATTACTTTTCAGCGACAGTCTTAATTTTGATAAGGCATATAATATATACAAAGAATTTAAAGATGAAACTAATGTTACATTTGGTATAGGTACTTATATTACAAATGATTTTGAACCTGTAGCTAAGCCTTTGAATATAGTTATGAAACTTCAAAGTGTTAATGGTAAGCCTGTAGCTAAACTGTCTGATGATGAAGGTAAGACTATATGTGAAGACGAGGCATTTTTGAATTATTTAAAAATCGTAGCAAAAGAATAG
- the flgE gene encoding flagellar hook protein FlgE, producing the protein MMRSLFAGVSGLQNHQTRMDVVGNNIANVNTYGFKRGRVTFKDMISQSLSGAAKPQEDRGGINPQQVGLGMMVATIDTIHTQGALQVTGVNTDLAIQGEGFFIEKRGNNSYYTRNGAFSLDRDGYLVNPSIGYKVQGWNAVLNPETGEMELNTSAGVEDLIIPVGSKDPARATANTKYFCNLQKSGETHQSDLTIYDSTGIPRQLRATFTRTDVNRWDMTIDIPDATEGSVSVSAGDPVEGGGNNTFQLVFNDAGSLISVSDGTNTQTEGVLMPNVSFTYQGTEGEVNQTINLTMGEVGLFNGITQFESPSTTKAIEQDGYTMGMLEGFSFDDSGQITGVFTNGNRKTLGQVALAKFNNAGGLEKAGDTLFVASNNSGAANIGTAAAEGRGSLKAGALEMSNVDLSEQFTDMIVTQRGFQSNARTITTADQMLQEVIALKR; encoded by the coding sequence ATGATGCGTTCATTATTTGCCGGCGTGTCTGGTTTACAAAATCATCAAACTCGAATGGATGTAGTAGGAAATAACATCGCAAATGTTAATACTTATGGATTTAAAAGAGGAAGAGTTACCTTTAAGGATATGATAAGCCAATCTTTAAGCGGGGCAGCAAAGCCTCAGGAAGATAGAGGCGGTATCAATCCTCAGCAGGTAGGCTTGGGTATGATGGTTGCTACTATAGACACTATACATACACAAGGTGCTTTACAAGTTACAGGTGTAAACACTGATTTAGCTATTCAAGGAGAAGGTTTCTTTATTGAAAAAAGAGGCAATAATTCTTACTATACAAGAAACGGAGCTTTTTCTTTAGATAGAGACGGTTATTTAGTTAATCCTTCTATAGGTTATAAGGTACAAGGTTGGAATGCTGTACTTAATCCGGAAACAGGAGAAATGGAATTAAATACTTCAGCAGGAGTAGAAGATTTGATTATACCTGTAGGTTCAAAAGATCCAGCAAGAGCTACAGCAAATACAAAATATTTCTGTAACTTACAAAAAAGCGGAGAAACACATCAGTCAGATTTAACTATATACGATTCAACAGGAATACCTCGTCAGTTAAGAGCAACTTTCACTAGAACAGATGTTAACAGATGGGATATGACTATAGATATACCAGATGCAACAGAAGGAAGTGTAAGCGTATCAGCAGGAGATCCAGTAGAAGGCGGCGGAAATAATACTTTCCAATTAGTATTTAACGATGCTGGTTCTTTGATTTCTGTAAGCGATGGTACTAATACTCAGACAGAAGGAGTATTAATGCCTAATGTATCTTTCACTTATCAGGGAACAGAAGGCGAAGTAAATCAAACTATCAATCTTACTATGGGTGAAGTTGGTTTATTCAATGGTATTACACAATTTGAATCTCCTTCAACAACTAAAGCTATAGAACAAGACGGATACACTATGGGTATGCTTGAAGGATTTAGTTTTGATGACAGCGGTCAGATAACAGGCGTATTTACTAATGGAAATAGAAAAACTTTAGGACAGGTTGCTTTGGCTAAATTCAATAATGCAGGCGGTTTGGAAAAAGCAGGCGATACTTTGTTTGTAGCAAGCAATAACTCAGGAGCAGCTAATATTGGCACAGCCGCAGCAGAAGGAAGAGGTTCTTTAAAAGCAGGAGCTTTGGAGATGTCAAATGTTGATTTAAGTGAACAATTCACTGATATGATAGTAACTCAAAGAGGTTTCCAATCTAATGCCAGAACTATTACTACCGCAGATCAAATGCTTCAGGAAGTTATAGCTCTTAAAAGATAA